A genome region from Hevea brasiliensis isolate MT/VB/25A 57/8 chromosome 9, ASM3005281v1, whole genome shotgun sequence includes the following:
- the LOC110656987 gene encoding 6-phosphogluconate dehydrogenase, decarboxylating 3, chloroplastic: protein MEASIALSRVGLAGLAVMGQNLALNIAEKGFPISVYNRTVSKVDETIHRAHNEGTFPLTGHYTPRDFVLSIQRPRSVIILVKAGAPVDQTIASLSEYMEPGDCIIDGGNEWYQNTERRIHEVNDKGILYLGMGVSGGEEGARHGPSLMPGGSFEAYNNITDILQKVAAQVEDGPCVTYIGEGGSGNFVKMVHNGIEYGDMQLISEAYDVLKNVGGLSNAELAEIFSEWNKGELESFLIEITSDIFRVRDEHGDGDLVDKILDKTGMKGTGKWTVQQAAELSVAAPTIAASLDCRYLSGLKEERESAAEVLKEAGLKEEVGTVKSGIDKKRLIDDVRQALYASKICSYAQGMNLLRAKSNEKGWNLNLGELARIWKGGCIIRAVFLDRIKKAYQRNPHLASLVVDPEFAREMVQRQSAWRRVVGLAISAGISTPGMCASLAYFDTYRRARLPANLVQAQRDLFGAHTYERVDRPGSFHTEWTKLARKSNSGVGAFN from the coding sequence ATGGAGGCCTCTATTGCTCTCTCTCGCGTAGGTCTCGCTGGCCTCGCTGTCATGGGTCAGAATCTGGCCCTCAACATAGCCGAGAAGGGGTTCCCTATCTCCGTCTACAACCGGACTGTCTCCAAGGTTGATGAGACCATCCACCGCGCCCACAACGAGGGAACATTCCCTTTAACGGGTCACTACACTCCCCGTGATTTCGTTCTTTCTATCCAACGGCCAAGATCCGTTATCATCCTGGTCAAAGCCGGCGCCCCTGTTGACCAGACCATCGCCTCCTTGTCGGAGTACATGGAGCCCGGCGATTGTATCATCGATGGTGGTAACGAGTGGTATCAGAACACTGAGCGGCGAATCCACGAAGTTAATGACAAGGGTATTCTTTATTTGGGCATGGGAGTATCTGGCGGCGAGGAAGGTGCTCGTCACGGTCCGTCTTTGATGCCTGGTGGGTCTTTTGAAGCGTACAATAATATTACGGATATATTGCAGAAAGTAGCTGCCCAGGTTGAAGATGGGCCGTGTGTAACTTATATTGGTGAAGGGGGTTCAGGGAATTTTGTCAAGATGGTGCATAATGGGATAGAGTACGGTGATATGCAGCTGATTTCGGAGGCCTACGATGTGTTAAAGAATGTGGGCGGATTGTCCAACGCGGAATTGGCGGAGATTTTCTCAGAGTGGAACAAGGGAGAACTAGAGAGCTTCCTGATTGAGATTACATCGGACATTTTCAGGGTTAGAGATGAGCATGGAGATGGGGACTTGGTGGATAAGATTTTGGATAAGACTGGAATGAAAGGGACTGGGAAATGGACTGTGCAGCAAGCTGCAGAGCTTTCTGTTGCTGCACCAACCATTGCTGCTTCTTTGGATTGTAGGTATTTGAGTGGGTTgaaggaggagagagaaagcgCAGCCGAGGTTTTGAAGGAGGCGGGATTAAAGGAGGAAGTGGGGACTGTTAAGAGTGGTATTGATAAGAAGAGGTTGATTGATGATGTGAGGCAAGCATTGTATGCTTCCAAGATTTGTAGTTACGCCCAAGGGATGAACTTGTTGAGGGCTAAGAGCAATGAGAAGGGGTGGAATTTGAATTTGGGGGAATTGGCCAGGATTTGGAAAGGTGGGTGTATTATAAGGGCAGTGTTTTTGGATAGGATTAAGAAGGCTTATCAAAGGAATCCCCATTTGGCTAGCTTAGTTGTGGATCCTGAATTTGCTAGGGAGATGGTTCAGAGGCAGTCAGCGTGGAGAAGAGTTGTTGGTTTGGCTATTTCAGCAGGTATTAGCACACCAGGAATGTGTGCCAGTCTTGCTTACTTTGATACTTATAGGCGTGCTAGGCTACCAGCAAATCTTGTTCAAGCCCAGAGGGATTTGTTTGGTGCACATACTTATGAAAGGGTTGATCGCCCTGGGTCATTCCATACCGAGTGGACAAAACTTGCTCGCAAGAGCAATTCTGGTGTTGGTGCTTTCAACTGA
- the LOC110656988 gene encoding uncharacterized protein LOC110656988, whose protein sequence is MAWGAARKRCLHVDLIRAWTSPSRGHAVGLTSKCNLDVAEKSVSAPVRGILEFSFSSFLRGHHIFSMNESFIRCFHATPELLARRRNNDEPVGLKIQTKGKFKKKNRNKTQPPVEAPYVAPKLKRNTKSLLDKTVDIFEGMTVVELAKRTGESIATLQDILVNVGEKAGSEFDPLSIDVAELVGMEVGIKVRRQHFNGGAEILPRPPVVTVMGHVDHGKTSLLDALRQTSVAAKEAGGITQHLGAFVVGMPSGSSITFLDTPGHAAFSAMRARGAAVTDIVVLVVAADDGVMPQTLEAMSHAKAANVPVVVAINKCDKPAANPERVKIQLASEGLQLEEMGGDVQVVEVSAVKKTGLDDLEEALLLQAEVMDLKARVDGPAQAYVVEARLDKGHGPLATAIVNTGTLVCGQYVVAGSEWGRIRAIRDMVGKLTDRAKPAMPVEIEGLKGLPMAGDDVVVVESEERARMLSAGRKRKFEKDRLMQMIDETTESTEVSDDMPVPERVEMPIIVKADVQGTVQAVTDALKTLNSPQVFVNVVHVGVGPISQSDVDLAQACGACIVGFNIKAPTSAVTMAATQARIKIMQHSVIYHLLEEVGNLIVDKAPGTFETKVAGEAEVLNIFELKGRSKSIGGDVKIAGCRVIDGHVTKSAIMRLLRSGDVVFEGSCASLKREKQDVERVGKGNECGLMLCDYDGFQIGDVIQCLEQVVRKPKFISSESGAVRIEC, encoded by the exons ATGGCTTGGGGAGCAGCTCGGAAAAGG TGTCTTCATGTTGATCTGATTAGAGCTTGGACTTCACCATCACGGGGCCATGCTGTGGGTTTAACTTCTAAATGCAATCTTGACGTTGCGGAGAAATCAGTTTCTGCCCCAGTTAGAGGCATACTTG AGTTTTCTTTCAGCTCATTTTTACGAGGTCATCACATTTTCTCTATGAATGAATCCTTCATACG GTGTTTTCATGCCACTCCAGAACTGTTGGCTAGAAGAAGAAATAATGATGAGCCTGTTGGTTTGAAGATCCAAACTAAAGGAAAGTTTAAGAAAAAGAATAGAAACAAGACCCAGCCGCCTGTTGAAGCTCCATATGTGGCTCCTAAACTAAAAAGAAATACCAAGTCTTTGCTAGATAAAACAGTGGACATATTTGAAGGCATGACTGTCGTTGAGCTTGCAAAGCGCACTGGTGAGTCCATTGCCACTCTGCAGGATATTCTTGTCAATGTTGGGGAAAAGGCTGGTTCTGAATTTGATCCCCTCAGCATTGATGTTGCAGAGCTGGTTGGAATG gAAGTTGGGATCAAAGTCAGGAGGCAACACTTCAATGGAGGTGCAGAAATTCTTCCACGCCCTCCTGTTGTGACTGTCATGGGACATGTTGACCATGGTAAAACTTCACTTTTGGATGCTTTGCGTCAAACATCAGTGGCAGCCAAGGAAGCTGGAGGGATAACTCAGCATCTGGGTGCTTTTGTTGTGGGCATGCCGTCAGGGTCATCAATCACATTCCTTGACACTCCTGGTCATGCAGCATTTAGTGCAATGCGAGCAAGAGGTGCAGCAGTGACAGATATAGTTGTGCTTGTTGTAGCTGCCGATGATGGGGTAATGCCTCAAACTCTTGAAGCCATGTCCCATGCTAAAGCAGCTAATGTACCAGTTGTTGTTGCAATTAATAAATGTGACAAACCAGCAGCCAATCCAGAGAGAGTTAAAATCCAGCTTGCATCAGAGGGCTTGCAGCTGGAGGAAATGGGTGGGGATGTTCAAGTTGTTGAAGTGTCAGCTGTTAAAAAAACTGGATTGGATGACTTGGAAGAGGCTTTGCTTCTTCAGGCAGAGGTTATGGACCTGAAAGCACGTGTTGATGGTCCTGCTCAAGCTTATGTAGTAGAGGCTAGACTTGACAAAGGACATGGTCCATTGGCAACTGCAATAGTGAACACAGGGACTTTGGTTTGTGGGCAATATGTGGTTGCGGGTTCAGAGTGGGGAAGAATAAGGGCTATTAGGGATATGGTGGGGAAGTTGACTGATCGGGCTAAACCTGCAATGCCAGTTGAGATTGAGGGGCTTAAGGGGCTTCCTATGGCTGGTGATGATGTTGTTGTTGTGGAATCTGAGGAGCGAGCTAGGATGCTTAGTGCAGGGAGGAAAAGGAAATTTGAGAAAGATAGACTTATGCAGATGATTGATGAAACGACAGAAAGTACAGAAGTATCAGATGACATGCCTGTGCCTGAGAGGGTTGAAATGCCAATAATTGTAAAAGCGGATGTTCAGGGAACTGTCCAGGCTGTCACAGATGCACTAAAAACTTTAAATAGTCCCCAG GTTTTTGTGAATGTAGTCCATGTTGGTGTTGGGCCTATTTCTCAGTCTGATGTGGACTTGGCACAAGCCTGTGGTGCATGTATAGTTGGATTCAATATAAAGGCTCCAACTAGTGCTGTCACTATGGCTGCAACTCAAGCCAGGATAAAG ATAATGCAACACAGTGTGATCTATCACCTTTTGGAGGAAGTTGGCAACTTAATAGTGGATAAGGCCCCTGGAACATTTGAGACCAAGGTAGCTGGGGAGGCTGAAGTGCTGAATATCTTTGAGCTTAAAGGGAGGAGCAAGTCTATAGGTGGTGATGTGAAGATTGCTGGCTGCAGGGTGATAGATGGCCATGTTACCAAATCAGCGATCATGAGGCTTCTAAGGAGTGGGGATGTTGTGTTTGAAGGATCTTGTGCATCTCTCAAGCGGGAGAAGCAGGATGTGGAGAGAGTGGGAAAAGGAAATGAATGTGGACTTATGCTTTGTGATTATGATGGTTTCCAGATTGGAGACGTCATCCAATGCTTGGAGCAAGTAGTTAGGAAACCCAAGTTCATTTCATCAGAGAGTGGTGCTGTTCGAATTGAGTGCTGA